GTGTATACTGGGGATTGGGGTAACGGTAGCCCGCCTGACTCTGGATCAGGTAGTCTAGGTTCGAATCCTAGATCCCCAACCAATCCCGGCCCCATCGTCTAGAGGCCTAGGACGGCGCCCTCTCACGGCGCAAACAGGGGTTCGAATCCCCTTGGGGTCACCAAGGCGTCCGCAGGGGGTGCGCCAGCACCCCCGAGGATCGCCTACCGCAAGCAGGATATTGTCGGAGTGGCGGAATTGGCAGACGCGTACGTTTGAGGGGCGTATGGGCAACCGTGCGGGTTCAAGTCCCGCCTCCGACACCAAGAGCGCCTCGTGAAGGGGCACCAGCCCCTTCACGAGCGCACAATGCAGATGTGGCGGAATTGGCAGACGCGCACGGCTCAGGACCGTGTCGGGTAACCACTCCCGGTGGGAGTTCGAGTCTCCCCATCTGCACCACAGGCGCTGATGTAGCTCAGTAGGTAGAGCACGTCCTTGGTAAGGACGAGGTCACCGGTTCGATCCCGGTCATCAGCTCCAGGCGCGGCGGGCCCGGCTCGCCGCACAAGAGATGCGCCGGTAGCTCAGTGGATAGAGTACCTGACTACGAATCAGGTGGTCGTAGGTTCGAATCCTGCCCGGCGCGCCAGGGTTGCGCCCGTAGCTCAGCGGATAGAGCGCTTGCCTCCGGAGCAAGAGGTCGTAGGTTCGAGTCCTGCCGGGCGCGCCAGTTCCCTCAGGGGTGTAGCTCAATTGGTAGAGCAACGGTCTCCAAAACCGTAGGTTGCGGGTTCAAGTCCTGCCGCCCCTGCCAGACAGACATGCAGACCGTAGCTCAGTTGGCTAGAGCGCCAGATTGTGGCTCTGGAGGTCGCCGGTTCGACCCCGGTCGGTCTGCCCATACGGGGCTGTAGCTCAGATGGGAGAGCGCTTGAATGGCATTCAAGAGGTCAGGGGTTCGATTCCCCTCAGCTCCACCAGGTTCCTCGGGCTGTGGCGCAGCTTGGTAGCGCGCTTCCTTGGGGTGGAAGAGGTCGTGGGTTCAAATCCCGCCAGCCCGACCAATTCGGGGTGTGGCTCAGCTTGGTAGAGCGCACGGTTCGGGACCGTGAGGTCGCAGGTTCAAATCCTGTCACCCCGACCAAATCGAAGGCAGGCATGCTCTGCATGCCTGCCTTCGATTTGGGGGGCCCGACAGCCCTTTGCGGAGCAAAGGGCGAGAGGGCCGACCATTCAAGGGCCGTGAGGACGTGCTTCCGCAGTCTGGGACTACACTGGCCCGACAGCCCTTTGCGCAGCAAAGGGCGAGAGGGCCGACCAACAACACCTGAGCCATCCCGTGCATGCCTGCTTTCGTTTTGGGGGGCCCGACAGCCCTTTGCGCAGCAAAGGGCGAGAGAGCCGACCACATCCAGAACTGATGAGAGACGTGCAACGGCACGTCTTCTTGCATGTCCGCACGCCCCCATGCGGCGGGGGCGCGGGCGGTGTTCTTCGGCTATGCAGCGGCCGGATACGGCCATGACGATTTCCGAGCAGGAATCCGGCGCGCGGCCGAGCAATACTTTACACTGCAAAGTAACCCGGGGACCGGGTGGAGGTTTACGCGATGAGTACTGACCACGGCGTACTGGCACTGATGCGCCACCGCAACTACATGCTCTACTGGTTCGGCTTCCTCATCTCCAACGCCGGCGCGTGGATTCAGTCGGTGGCCCAGGGGTGGCTGGTCTACGAGATCTCGGACAGCGCCGCCTGGCTGGGTACCGTGGGCTTCGTGCGGGCGTTCCCGCTGATCCTCCTCTCGCTGATCGGGGGCACCGTGGCAGACCGCTTCCCGAAGCGCCGCATCCTCTACATCACCCAGTCGGTGCAGCTGCTGAGCGCGTTCATCCTCGGCACGCTGACGCTGCTCGGCCACATCCAGGTCTGGCACGTCGTGCTGCTCTCCGCCGTCTCGGCAGCGGCGCAGGCCTTCGACCAGCCCACCCGCCACGCGCTCGTGCCGCAGCTCGTGCCCAGGTCCATCCTGCACTCCGCCATCTCGTTCAACTCCATCGCCTTCAACGGCGCCGCGCTCTTCGGACCGTCGCTCACGGGCGTGCTGGTGCCGCTCATCGGCTTCGCCGGCTGCTTCTACGTCAACGCCGCCAGCTTCGTTGCCGTGTTCATCGCCCTGGCGCTGATGGACTTCCCGCCGCACCGGCCGGGCGAGCGGAAGCAGTCCATGCTCCAGGACCTGCGGGAAGGGCTCGCCTTCATCCGCCACAGCCCGATCATCCTGGCGCTGATCTCCATGGCGGCGGTGACCTCGTTCTTCGCCCGGCCGTACCAGCAGTTTATCACGGTCTTCGCCAAGGACGTGGTGCACGGGGACGTGGGCATCGCCGGACTGATGCAGGCGGCCCCCGCGCTGGGCACCGTCATCTTCATGCTGGCCATCGTGTCGGCGCCGGACATCCAGTGGAAGGGCAAGATGCTGCTGGGTTCGGGCGTGCTCTTCAGCCTGGCGCTCGTCGCCTTCAGCTGGTCGTCCAACCTGTACCTCTCGCTGGCCCTGCTGGTCATCGTCGGCGGGTGTGCCATGACCTGGCAGACCACGCTGAACACCCTGCTGCAGACCAACGTCGACGACCGCATGCGCGGCCGCGTCATGTCGGCCTACACCATGACGGCGCTGGCGATGATGCCGCTGGGCCAGGGGCCGCTGGGCGTGGCCGTGGACTACCTGGGCCCGTCGCTGGCGGTCACCCTCGGTGCCCTGATCTCGCTGGCCTGGCTCGTCTACATGGGGATCCTGCGGGTGCGGGAGATCCGCGCGCTGCCGTAGCCGCGATGACGAATGGTGCTTTGTGCCTGCAGGAAGGATGGCAGCCGTCAGGGAATATTCATTCTTGAATACCCCGCGAAGGAGGTTGCCGCTGGATGGCTGTCGTACCGTTCAGGAATGAGCCGCTGACCGATTTCTCCCGTCCCGAGAATCGCGATGCCTTCCGCCAGGCCCTGGAACTGGTGCAGAGCCGCTTCGGGCGCGAGTACCCGCTCGTGATCGGCGGGGAGCGGATCATGACCAAGGACCGCATCGTCTCCACCAACCCCGCCAAGCCCGATGAGGTCGTGGGTTACGTCGGCAAGGCTGACCGTGAGCTGGCCGACAAGGCCATGGCCGCGGCGCTCGCCGCCTTCGAGGAGTGGAGCCACGTCAACCCCAAGGCCCGGGCGCGGATCCTCCTGAAGGCCGCCGCCATCATGCGCCGCCGCAAGCACGAGTTCTCGGCGACCATGGTGGTGGAGATCGGCAAGAACTGGGCCGAGGCGGACGCCGACACGGCCGAGGCCATCGACTTCCTCGAGTACTACGCCCGGGAGATGTACCGGCTCTCCGAGCCGCACGAGCTCACCCGCATCCCCGGCGAGGACAACGAGCTCTACTACATCCCGCTGGGCGTGGGCCTGATCATCCCGCCGTGGAACTTCCCGTGCGCGATCATGGTCGGCATGACCTCGGCGGCGATCGTGACGGGCAACACCGTCATCCTGAAGCCGGCGTCCATCACACCCGTCATCGCCGGGCTGTTCGTCGAGGTGATGGAGGAGGCCGGCCTGCCGCCCGGCGTGCTCAACTTCCTGCCCGGCCCCGGCGGCTCGGTGGGCGACTACCTCGTCGCGCACCCGAAGACCCGCTTCATCTCCTTCACCGGCTCCAAGGAGGTCGGCCTCCGGATCAACGAGGTGGCCGCCAGGACGGCCCCCGGCCAGGTCTGGATCAAGCGGGTCATCGCCGAGATGGGCGGCAAGGACGCCATCGTCGTCGACAAGGACTGCGACCTGGATGAGGCCGCGGCCGGCATCGTCACTTCGGCCTTCGGCTTCCAGGGCCAGAAGTGCTCGGCCTGCTCCCGGGCGATCATCCACGAGGACGTCTACGAGCCGATGATCGACCTGATCGTCGAGAAGACCAAGGCCCTGCTGCAGGGCGATCCGCGCAACCCGGACGTCCACCAGGGACCCGTGGCTGACAAGAACGCCTACGAGTCGATCCTGCGCTACATCGAGATCGGCAGGGGCGAGGGCCGGCTGCTGCTGGGCGGCGGCCCATCGGCGCTGGCGAAGGAGACGGGCGGCTACTTCATCGAGCCGACGGTCATCGCCGACGTGGACACCAAGGCCCGCATCGCCCAGGAGGAGATCTTCGGGCCGGTCCTGGCCGTCATCAAGGCCAAGGACTTCAAGGACGCCATCCGCATCGCCAACGACACCGAGTTCGGCCTCACCGGCTCGGTCTACTCCCGCAACCGGGCCAACCTGGAGTATGCCCGCCGCCACTTCTTCGTGGGCAACCTCTACCTGAACCGGAAGTCCACCGGTGCCCTGGTCGGCGTCCACCCGTTCGGGGGGTTCAACATGAGCGGCACCGATTCCAAGGCCGGCGGCCCGGACTACCTGCTGCTCTTCACCCAGCCGAAGGCGGTCAGCGAGAAGCTGTAGCGCTCTGGCGGCGGCCGGGCGATCGAGTTGGCTGTACCGGTAGGAACTTGGGGAGGCGACGTCCGCCTCCCCTTTCCAATGGCTGCCTTCTTGGGTATCCTTTTTAGACGACTAGCGTGTCGCCAGGAGGGGTCCCGTTGCAGATTCGCTGGACGAAGCTCCCGTTCACCGCCCACAACGAGGCCGAGTACCGGAAGGGGCTGAACGACTGGCTGGGACACGTCTTCTACGACCTGCTGCCGGAGCACGGCTTCGAGGTGCGGGAGGAGCAGATCTACACCGCCTTCCGGATCGCCCGCGCGCTGACCGAGGGCGCCACGCTGCTGGCCGAGGCCGGCCCCGGCACCGGCAAGACTTTCGCCTACCTGCTGCCGGCGGTCTGCCACGCCCGGATGCGGGGCGCCCCGGTGGTGGTGGCCAGCGCGTCCGGCGTGCTGAAGGCGCAGCTGACGGGCCCGGACGGCGACATCCACACGCTCTCCCGCCTGCTGGGCCTCGACATCGACGTGCGGGTGGCCGGCGACCCCGCCGACTACGTCTGCGAGCTGAAGGTGGAGACGGCCGACCTCTCCGTCGACCGCGAGCCCGAGGGCTGGCACGAACTGGTCGACTGGGCCCGGCGCACGGCCACCGGCGCACGCTCGGAGGTGCCCGGGGTCGACGACGAGCTCTGGGAGCTGGTGGGCTGGGACCCGTCGCTCAGCTGCGACACCTGCCCGCGCCGCGGCCACTGCCTGATGATGGCCGCGCGGCGCCACCACCGGGAGGCGGCGGACCTGGTGGTCTGCGACCACCGGCTCTTCGCCCAGGACCTGCTCACCCGGAACGACCTGCTGGAGGGCGGTCTGGTGCCGGTCCTGCCCGCCTACTCCGCCGTGATCTTCGACGAGGGCCACTACCTGCCCGAGACGTGGCAGCGGCTCCAGGGCTGGTCGCTCAGCGCCGACCGGCTCCGCCGGACGCTCGGGCGGCTGGAGGCCTGGCAGGCCCGGGAGCAGATGGCCTGGCGGCTGGAGGCCGCGCTGCGCGCCGCGGAGAACTTCATGCGCGGCATGGACGCCCACACCCGCCCCGGCGAGGGCAAGCGCGACGTGGACCGCTCGGACCTGCTCCTCAAGGCCGCGGCCCGGCTGGACAGGGCCCTGGACGACCTGCAGACCGAGCTGGTCACCGAGGAGGCCATGAGCGAGGGGCAGACGGCCGAGACCGAGCTCAACGCCTACCAGGCGCGCATCGACGAGATCCGGGCCGCGCTGCGGCTCTTCCGCCAGCCGGCGTCTGTGGTTTGGCGGGAGGGCGACGAGCTCTGGGTGGTCCCCCAGCGGCCGAAGCCGCTCTTCGGCGGCCAGCACCTGAAGCCGGGCACGCCCGTCGTCTTCTCCTCGGCCACCCTGGAGCCGGCCTACCAGGCCCGGGTGCTGGGGCTCACCAAGTTCGACCAGATGCAGGTGGGCGTGCCCTTCGACCTGGGCCGGCAGGCGCTGGTCTACCTGCCGGCGGGTGGTGCAGGCGCCGGGGAAGGTACCGCCGGGGAGGAGGCACTGATCGACGAGGCGGTGCGGGTGCTGCACGCCACCGACGGCCGGGCGCTGATCCTGCTGCGGTCCCTGGCCGAGGTCGGCCGCTGGCGGCGGGCGCTGACCGCCCGGAACCTGCCCTGGCCGGTGCTCTACGAGGGTGAGGGCGACCGCGGGGCGCAGCTGGTGCGCTTCCGGACGGAGGTGCACTCGGTGCTGGTCGGGGCCAGCTTCTGGGAAGGGGTGGACGTGCCCGGGGAGTCGCTCTCCTGCGTCATCATCCCCCACCTGCCCTTCCCGGAGCACGACCCGCTCATCCGGGAGCGGCGGGCCCAGGCGCAGGCGGCCGGCGATGACCCCTTCCGGGCCGTGGACCTGCCCGAGATGCTGATCAAGCTGAAGCAGGGCGTCGGCCGGCTGATCCGCACCGCCGCGGACCGGGGCGTCATCGCCCTGCTGGACCGCTCCCACGCGGGCACCGACTGGGAGGAGGCCGTCGAGGCGGCCTGCCCCGAGGACGCCAGGCGCGTCTCGGACCTGGCGGCGGTGAGGGCGTTCCTCGCCGGCGGGGAGGCGTGAGCGCCCAGGGCTCACATCAGGCGGAACAGCGACGCCATCTCCTTCATCCGCCGGTCGCCGACCTGGTGACCCCAGTTCCAGAGCACCAGGTCCACCACCCGGATGCGCTCGCCCACCTCCTCGGCCGTCCGCCGGACGAGGTCGTCGGGCGTGGTCTCCAGGAAGGCCGCCAGGCGGGGCACGGGGCCGGTCTGCACGACCACGTCCCAGCCCAGGTTGCGGGCGAGGTGGTACCGGCTGGTGGGGCCGACCCAGGGCAGGGTCTGGAGCCACGCCAGCGCCTCCGGCACGGGGCGCGCCGCCAGGCGGGCCATCTGCCCCGGCTGCTCCGCCAGCGAGTCGGCCATGGCGAGGATCGCGCCGATCTTGCGGGGGTGCTTGAGGACCGACAGCGCCTCGATCTGCGCATCCCGGGCAGCGGTAGCCACCGCCGCGGGATCCCAGTTGCGGAAGGCCGCGCTGAGTCCCGGCCAGAGCCGGTCGGTCACGTGGGCGGTCATGCCGCACGAGACCACCACCCAGGCATACTCGGCGAGCAGGTCCCGGTCGGTGCGGTTCTCCGGTCGCTCCCGGCGCCACTGGTCCAGCAGGCCGTCGGGGTCCGGTTCGGTCGCCCGGAGGTGGTCCAGGGCGTGTTCGTACAGGGCGCGGTGGTTCATCGGGATACCTCCTCGTGTGCGTCGGGAGTCAGGCGCTGCCTTCAGCGGTGCGCAGTGGTGCAGGAGGTCGCGGATTTTACACGAATCCATCTTGCGGGGGAAGGTCAAAGGGGGAGCTTTGGATGGAGAAACAGACGATGCGGATCGCAATCCTGGGCCTGGGCACCGTGGGGAGCGGCGTGGTCCGCCTGCTCCGGGAGAGCAGGGAGATGCTCCACCTGAAGACGGGCCTCAACCTCGAGCTGGCCAAGGTGCTGGTGCGCGACGCGCGGCGGCCGCGCCCCGGGTTCGAGGATCTCCCGCTCACGGACGACGTGGACGAGATCCTCGGCGATCCCTCGATACGCATCGTGGTCGAGCTGATGGGCGGCATCGAGCCGGCCCGCACCTACATGGTCGAGGCGCTGAAGCGGGGCAAGACCGTCGTCACCGCGAACAAGGACGTGATGGCGGATTACGACAAGGACCTGTACGACGCCGGCGAGATCGGCGATGCGGAGCTTTACTTCGAGGCGTCCGTGGGCGGCGGCATCCCCATCATCCGGCCGCTGAAGGAGTCGCTGGCGGCCAACCGGATGGAGCTGGTGATGGGCATCGTCAACGGGACCACCAACTACATCCTGACCCAGATGAGCCAGTACGGCAAGAGCTACGAGGAGGCCCTGCGGGAGGCGCAGGAACTGGGGTACGCCGAGCCCGACCCCACCAACGACGTGCAGGGGTACGACGCCGCCCGCAAGCTGGCGATCCTCTCCTCCATCTGCTTCCTCTCCCGCGTCAAGCCGGGGATGGTCTACACCGAGGGCATCACCCGCATCACGCCCCGGGACATCGAGTACGGGCGCCGCTTCGGCTGGGTCGTGAAGCTCCTGGCGATCGGCAAGGAGGTGGACGGGAAGATCGAGGCGCGGGTCCACCCCGCCTTCATCCCCGAGGGGCACCCGCTGGCCAATGTCTCCGGCTCGCTGAACGCGGTGTTCACCGTCGGCGACCCCGTGGGCGAGTCGATGTTCTTCGGCCGCGGCGCGGGCGCCGGCCCCACGGCCTCGGCGGTGGTCTCCGACCTGATCGCCGCCGCGCTCTCCAAGCGCACCCCGGGCCGCCGGGCCGGCGACGCCAGCACGGTCTTTTTCGAGAAGCCGGTGCTGCCGATCTCCGAGACGCGCAGCCGCTACTACCTGCGCCTGCACGCCACCGACGCCCCGGGCAGCCTCGCCCGCATCGCCGAGCGGTTCGGCTTGCACGAGGTCTCCCTCGCCCAGGTGGTGCAGGGCTCCGGCGGGCCCGACCGGCCCAACGGGCGCGGCTCCGCCGAGCTGGTCCTGGTCACCCACACGGTGCAGGACGCCAACATGCAGGCCGTCGTCCGCGACCTGAAGGAGATGGCCGACACCGTGATCAGCGTCGACAACGTCATCCGGGTGGAGGGGTAGCCCGTGGCGGCGGCGCTGATACACGGGCTGCTGCTCGCCTTCGGCCTGATCCTCCCGCTGGGCGCACAGAACACGTTCATCCTCAGTCAGGGCGCGCTGCACCGGCGCTGGGCGGGGGCCCTGCCGGCGGTGCTCACCGCCGCGGTCAGCGACACGCTGCTGATCGCACTGGCGGTCTCCGGGCTCTCGCTGGTGCTGCTCACCGTTCCCTGGCTCCAGTCCGCGCTCCAGTGGGCCGGGGTGCTCTTCCTCGCCTACATGGGCTGGTCCACGTGGCGCTCCGCCGCCAGCCTCGCCGCCGTCACCGGCGCCGCGCCCGGCGCGGTCGCCGCAGCGGGTTCCGCCGACGAGGCCTGGCCCGCCCGGCGGCAGGTCGCCTTCGCCGCGTCGGTCTCGCTCCTCAACCCCCATGCGATCCTCGACACGGTGGCCGTGATCGGCACCAGCGCGCTGCAGTACGACGGCGGCGCCCGCCTGGCCTTTGCGCTGGCCTGCATCGGGGTCTCGTGGGTCTGGTTCTTCGGACTCGCCACCGCCGGCCACCTGATGGGCGTCCTCGCGGCAGGCGCCAACCTGCAGCGGGGGCTGGTCCGGATCTCCGCGCTCATCATGTGGGGGGTGGCCCTTCAGCTGCTCCGTTCGCTCCTGACCGCGTGAACTACGGGGGGCATGCTTCATGGAGACTGTTGCGCTGAGCCGCCGCCTCCGGCGCCGCCAGCGCCGCTGGCCGCGGGTGCTCCTGGGGATCGTGGTGCTCCTGGTGGCCCTTGGCCTCGTCCGGGCGTTCACCATCCAGCCGCTGCCCGACCGGGCGTACACCGCGCCCCGGCCGGTGGTCCTCGCCCACCAGGGCGCCTCGGGACACGCACCCTCCAACACGATGGAGGCGTTCCGGCTCGCCCTGGAGCAGGGGGCGGACATCCTGGAGCTGGACGTCCACATGACCAGGGACGGCGTGGTGGTCGTCAGCCACGACGAGACCATCGACCGCATGAGCGACGGCTCGGGGCTGATCAAGGAGATGACGCTGGCCGAGCTGCGCCAGTACGACTTCGGCTACGACTTCACGCCGGACGGCGGCTTCAGCTACCCGTACCGGGGAAAGGGCGTCACCATCCCGACCCTGGAGGAGGTCTTTCAGGCCTTCCCCGGCGTACCGGTGAACATCGAGATCAAGCAGGCGGACCCGCCCATGGAGCAGCAGGTGTGGGAGCTGGTCCAGAAGTACGGGGCGGAGGACCGGGTGCTGGTCGCCTCCTTCGACGGCACCGTGGCCCGGCGGTGGCGGGAGCTGGCGGGCACCCGGGTGGCCACGTCGGCGCCGGCCAGCCACATGTACCTGGTGACGGCGCTCCACCTGCCGTATCTCGACCGGCTCTACGCCCCGGTGTACGACGCGTTTCAGCTGCCGGTAGCGCAGAAGGCCGGACCGATCACCGTGCGGTTCGACACGCCCCGGTTCCTGGCCATGGCCGAGCGGCTGAACATCGCGGTGCACTACTGGACGGTGAACGACGAGGCGGAGATGAAGCGGCTCTATGCCCTGGGCGCCCACGGCATCATCACCGACTACCCCGACCGGGCGGTGAAGGTACTGCGGGAGCTGGGACTGCGGGACTAGCGCGGGCCACGGGAGGAGCCCGCCGCGACAGCACGGGAGCTCCCCCCGGCTGTTGGGCGCAGCGTTTCGAGGCAGCGTGAGCGGTCTGCGCGCAGAGGCGGCCCCCATTCGGGGGCCGCCCTTCTCGCTTTCGATCAGAACTGGATCTCATCCAGTGCGAACAGGTCGTTCTCCTTCATGATGTTGATCAGCTTCACCGGGTAGTTGGGGTCGGTGGCGTAGCCGCCCTTGCGGAGCCCCCAGGCGCCCAGGACCGGGTCGCTCATCACCGCCCGGAACACGTCGTACCACGAGGCGGTGAGCAGCAGGTCCTTGTGATCCTGCCAGCTCTCGGCGGGGCTGTAGTAAGCCCGGAACCGGGCGTCCACGGTGTAGCTCTGCCCGTTGTAGACCTCCCACGTGGTGGAGACGATCGACCCGGCGCTGCCGGTGCCCTTGATGCCGAACAGGTTGTTGGACATCTGGCCCGTGTACTTGTCCACCGGGATGTACTGGCCCCAGCCGGTCTCCAGGATCGCCTGCGCCACCTGCAGCGCCGCGGACATGCCGGTGTCCCGGTAGGACCTGACCGCCATCTCGGCGGCGAAGTCCTTGAAGCGGGACTTCTCCACGATGGGCCGCGGCCCGTAGGTGGGCTCCATGTAGGCGGTGACGTAGAACGGGGCGGTCGCGACGACCCATTGGCCGTTCAGCCAGGCGTTGGCGTAGATCTTCAGGCCGCCGCTGCGGGGCGGGGTCCACGCCACGTACTGACCGGGCTTCGCCTCGCTGATCAGGGTGATAACGCCGTCCTGCTCCGCGTAGAACTTGATGGTGTCGGCGGGGACGTTGGGCATGGCCATCAGCTGGACCTCGCCGGTGATCACCTGGCCGGGCCCGACGCCGTAGAGCCAGAGGCCGGGCTCCGTGTCGATCTCGAAGCGGATCGGTCCGACGGTGTGCACGACTCCCCGGTCGTCGGTGACCTCCACCGTCAGCGTGTGGCTGCCGTTGTCCGAGGGGCCGTAGGTCCACCAGTAGTTGTTCTCCGTGGCCAGCACCCGGCCGTCCAGGATGAAGCGCACGGACTGGATCGGGTAGTTGGCCGAGACGGAGAGGGTCCGCGCCCGTCCGGTGACCCGCTCGCCCTCCGAGACCGAGGAGAAGGCGGTGCGGTAGCCGGTGTTGACCAGCACCGGGACCGGGTCGGAGTGGTAGGCGTTGCCGTCGCGGTCGTAGGCCACCACCTGGAAGGCCTTGGCGCCGTTGGCGGTCGTCGGCGGGTACCAGGTGAAGCTCTCCCCCGGACCCAGGGTCGCCAGGTGGGTCACCGAGCCGGTGGCCGTGTCGATCATCTGGTAGACCACGTGGGTCGCCACGAAGTTGATGGTGTGGCCGATGGTGGCGGGGTCCGTGAAGGTGCCGCCCGGCGTCAGCCCGGTGAGCTGGATGCGGGTGTCGGGCCGGACCGTGACCGAGACCGGGGCGGAGTAGACCAGGGTGCCGTCGCTGCGGCGCACCGCCGCGATGATCTCCCGCGGTCCCGCCAGCGTCGGGTCGGGGGTGTAGGTGTAGGCGGCGCCGACGTCGGCCCCGGCTGCGATGACGCGTCCCTTCCGGGTGACCGGGTCCACCAGGTAGAAGAAGGCGTAGGTGCCGTCAAGCCCGACGGCCCGCAGGGCGGTGGGGCCGGTGATCACCTGGCCCTGGGTCACGCCCTCGAGCGTCACGGGCGAGGCCGGGATCCCGGGCCCGGGGGTGCCGGGCGTGCCAGGGTCGGGCGTGCCGGGCACCTCGGTGCCGGGCTCGGTGCTGAGGCGCACGGTGCGCGTCGCCTCGTCCCACTCGATCCCGAGGCCCATGGCCTCCGCCAGCGCCCGGACGGGGATGAACGTCCGGCCGGCGACGATGGTGGCGGGGACGTCCAGCAGCTGGGTGACCGCACATTCGGGGGCGACGCAGGCCAGGCGGTTGCCGATCTGCAGCCGGAGGTAGCGGTCGCCGTCGGTGACGACGACGGTGCGGTCCGTCTCGTTCCAGATGGGTTCGGTCCCCAGCGCCTCGGCGATCGGGCGCACCGGCGCCAGGGTACGGCCGTCCTGGATGAAGGCGCCGGGGTCCAGCGCGAGCGGCTGGCCGTTCAGGGTCACCTGCACCGGCGCCGCGGCCAGCGTGACGGGGGCGGGAACAAGGGAGGTGAGCACGGCCAGGCCGACGGCTGCGGCGAGCCAGTCTCGGGTGCGCATGGTTGGCATTCCTCCGCTCGGATAGATACACGAGTTCTGTCACCTTGGACGTGTTTTAGCCCCGCAATGTTTCACACCAGATTCCGGCATGCTGCTACCCATCAGGGAGGAGGAACCGCACAGGTGTCG
The Symbiobacterium terraclitae genome window above contains:
- a CDS encoding MFS transporter; this encodes MSTDHGVLALMRHRNYMLYWFGFLISNAGAWIQSVAQGWLVYEISDSAAWLGTVGFVRAFPLILLSLIGGTVADRFPKRRILYITQSVQLLSAFILGTLTLLGHIQVWHVVLLSAVSAAAQAFDQPTRHALVPQLVPRSILHSAISFNSIAFNGAALFGPSLTGVLVPLIGFAGCFYVNAASFVAVFIALALMDFPPHRPGERKQSMLQDLREGLAFIRHSPIILALISMAAVTSFFARPYQQFITVFAKDVVHGDVGIAGLMQAAPALGTVIFMLAIVSAPDIQWKGKMLLGSGVLFSLALVAFSWSSNLYLSLALLVIVGGCAMTWQTTLNTLLQTNVDDRMRGRVMSAYTMTALAMMPLGQGPLGVAVDYLGPSLAVTLGALISLAWLVYMGILRVREIRALP
- a CDS encoding LysE/ArgO family amino acid transporter, which encodes MAAALIHGLLLAFGLILPLGAQNTFILSQGALHRRWAGALPAVLTAAVSDTLLIALAVSGLSLVLLTVPWLQSALQWAGVLFLAYMGWSTWRSAASLAAVTGAAPGAVAAAGSADEAWPARRQVAFAASVSLLNPHAILDTVAVIGTSALQYDGGARLAFALACIGVSWVWFFGLATAGHLMGVLAAGANLQRGLVRISALIMWGVALQLLRSLLTA
- a CDS encoding glycerophosphodiester phosphodiesterase; the protein is METVALSRRLRRRQRRWPRVLLGIVVLLVALGLVRAFTIQPLPDRAYTAPRPVVLAHQGASGHAPSNTMEAFRLALEQGADILELDVHMTRDGVVVVSHDETIDRMSDGSGLIKEMTLAELRQYDFGYDFTPDGGFSYPYRGKGVTIPTLEEVFQAFPGVPVNIEIKQADPPMEQQVWELVQKYGAEDRVLVASFDGTVARRWRELAGTRVATSAPASHMYLVTALHLPYLDRLYAPVYDAFQLPVAQKAGPITVRFDTPRFLAMAERLNIAVHYWTVNDEAEMKRLYALGAHGIITDYPDRAVKVLRELGLRD
- a CDS encoding homoserine dehydrogenase — encoded protein: MEKQTMRIAILGLGTVGSGVVRLLRESREMLHLKTGLNLELAKVLVRDARRPRPGFEDLPLTDDVDEILGDPSIRIVVELMGGIEPARTYMVEALKRGKTVVTANKDVMADYDKDLYDAGEIGDAELYFEASVGGGIPIIRPLKESLAANRMELVMGIVNGTTNYILTQMSQYGKSYEEALREAQELGYAEPDPTNDVQGYDAARKLAILSSICFLSRVKPGMVYTEGITRITPRDIEYGRRFGWVVKLLAIGKEVDGKIEARVHPAFIPEGHPLANVSGSLNAVFTVGDPVGESMFFGRGAGAGPTASAVVSDLIAAALSKRTPGRRAGDASTVFFEKPVLPISETRSRYYLRLHATDAPGSLARIAERFGLHEVSLAQVVQGSGGPDRPNGRGSAELVLVTHTVQDANMQAVVRDLKEMADTVISVDNVIRVEG
- a CDS encoding ATP-dependent DNA helicase; translated protein: MQIRWTKLPFTAHNEAEYRKGLNDWLGHVFYDLLPEHGFEVREEQIYTAFRIARALTEGATLLAEAGPGTGKTFAYLLPAVCHARMRGAPVVVASASGVLKAQLTGPDGDIHTLSRLLGLDIDVRVAGDPADYVCELKVETADLSVDREPEGWHELVDWARRTATGARSEVPGVDDELWELVGWDPSLSCDTCPRRGHCLMMAARRHHREAADLVVCDHRLFAQDLLTRNDLLEGGLVPVLPAYSAVIFDEGHYLPETWQRLQGWSLSADRLRRTLGRLEAWQAREQMAWRLEAALRAAENFMRGMDAHTRPGEGKRDVDRSDLLLKAAARLDRALDDLQTELVTEEAMSEGQTAETELNAYQARIDEIRAALRLFRQPASVVWREGDELWVVPQRPKPLFGGQHLKPGTPVVFSSATLEPAYQARVLGLTKFDQMQVGVPFDLGRQALVYLPAGGAGAGEGTAGEEALIDEAVRVLHATDGRALILLRSLAEVGRWRRALTARNLPWPVLYEGEGDRGAQLVRFRTEVHSVLVGASFWEGVDVPGESLSCVIIPHLPFPEHDPLIRERRAQAQAAGDDPFRAVDLPEMLIKLKQGVGRLIRTAADRGVIALLDRSHAGTDWEEAVEAACPEDARRVSDLAAVRAFLAGGEA
- the pruA gene encoding L-glutamate gamma-semialdehyde dehydrogenase → MAVVPFRNEPLTDFSRPENRDAFRQALELVQSRFGREYPLVIGGERIMTKDRIVSTNPAKPDEVVGYVGKADRELADKAMAAALAAFEEWSHVNPKARARILLKAAAIMRRRKHEFSATMVVEIGKNWAEADADTAEAIDFLEYYAREMYRLSEPHELTRIPGEDNELYYIPLGVGLIIPPWNFPCAIMVGMTSAAIVTGNTVILKPASITPVIAGLFVEVMEEAGLPPGVLNFLPGPGGSVGDYLVAHPKTRFISFTGSKEVGLRINEVAARTAPGQVWIKRVIAEMGGKDAIVVDKDCDLDEAAAGIVTSAFGFQGQKCSACSRAIIHEDVYEPMIDLIVEKTKALLQGDPRNPDVHQGPVADKNAYESILRYIEIGRGEGRLLLGGGPSALAKETGGYFIEPTVIADVDTKARIAQEEIFGPVLAVIKAKDFKDAIRIANDTEFGLTGSVYSRNRANLEYARRHFFVGNLYLNRKSTGALVGVHPFGGFNMSGTDSKAGGPDYLLLFTQPKAVSEKL